One Schistocerca nitens isolate TAMUIC-IGC-003100 chromosome 1, iqSchNite1.1, whole genome shotgun sequence DNA segment encodes these proteins:
- the LOC126239414 gene encoding cuticle protein 67-like gives MYKFLVLATVLAVANAGYLGGYAAPAVAYGAAPAVAYGAPAYAAYGAHAAAPAAITSQHSNILRSYGNLGQVSTYSKTIDTPYSSVSKSDVRVSNDAVAHVAAPAVSYAAPAYARAYAAPAAYAAPAYARAYAAPAAYAAPAVAAHGLLGVAYSAAPAVAHLSYSAPALSYAW, from the coding sequence TTCCTGGTTCTCGCCACCGTCCTGGCTGTCGCCAACGCCGGCTACCTGGGAGGCTACGCCGCCCCCGCTGTGGCCTacggcgccgcccccgccgttgCCTACGGCGCCCCCGCCTACGCCGCCTACGGCGCCCacgccgccgcccccgcggccATCACCTCCCAGCACTCCAACATCCTGAGGAGCTACGGCAACCTGGGACAGGTGTCCACCTATTCCAAGACCATCGACACGCCCTACTCCAGCGTCAGCAAGTCTGACGTGCGCGTCAGCAACGACGCCGTCGCCCACGTGGCCGCCCCTGCTGTGTCCTACGCCGCCCCTGCCTACGCAcgcgcctacgccgcccccgccgcctacgCCGCCCCTGCCTACGCGcgcgcctacgccgcccccgccgcctacgCCGCTCCCGCCGTTGCCGCCCACGGCCTGCTGGGAGTAGCCTactccgccgcccccgccgtcgcccACCTGTCTTACAGCGCCCCTGCTCTGTCTTACGCCTGGTAG